The Crocosphaera subtropica ATCC 51142 genome includes a window with the following:
- a CDS encoding type I polyketide synthase, translating to MAENRDYAALMQDALRELRQMRAKLQELEQAKSEPLAVIGMGCRLPGADNPIQFWELLKQGKDAITSVPSDRWNIDEYYDPDPKTPGKICTRYGGFVGQLQEFDPQFFGISPREAISIDPQQRLLLEVSWEALENAGIIPQKLAGSQTGVFIGISSNDYSQQLLTREVDDIDAYLATGNSHSVAAGRLSFLLGLTGPSLAVDTACSSSLVAVHLACQSLRNRECQTALVGGVNRLLSPEFSINFSKAQMLAPDGRCKTFDHCADGFVRSEGCGVVVLKRLEQALSDGDNILAVIRGSAVNQDGRSSGLTVPNGPSQQAVIRQALENGKIDPAQISYIEAHGTGTSLGDPIEIGALGAIFKQTHTPEQPLIVGSLKTNIGHLEAAAGIAGLIKVVLSLQHQEIPPHLHFQTPSPHINWDELPITVPTQPTPWKSGETPRFAGLSSFGFSGTNVHIVLGEVSPKVVETPKVDRPLHLLTLSAKTEKALQAQIEQYKNYLITHQNLSFADICFSVNKKRSHFDYRLSLIASSASEAAEKLNNSLPPAFSSLVKGGSLPIAFLFTGQGSQYMGMGQQLYQTQTTFKATVDHCCDILQSYLGWDLREILFVTEYLLLERGGRGGSPASSLDSTINTQPALFVIEYALAKLWLSWGIKPNIMIGHSIGEYVAATLAGVFSLEDGLKLITARAQLMQALPETGSMVAVFATLETVKKAINSYSEKVSIAAVNHDKNIVISGENEAIKEIISKLELDGIQTQTLNVSHAFHCPMMEPMLEEFEVIAKQINYSSPKLKLVSTVTGTVITDEIATYKYWCEQIRQPVKFAQGMECLGKEGIEIFLEIGPKPTLLNLGQIILEAHRNSWLASLHPKQENWQTMLSSLGQLYIKGCSINWDEFDKDYPRNHLNNLPTYPFQREKYWFKTSTVKTQKINKIKEHPLLGNQLNLAKSNTILFEGEISQDSPNFLQDHRVFDTVILPAAGFLEMALTAAIKSLKAELILLENIIIQKPIVLADEMCKKTQLFLTLKEDNQQYQFEIFSEEESNWILHAKGQISLGKNNPSQINLTEIKKQCNRPIDTTTYYQELAKRGINLDTNFQAIKKLWQNNSEQALAEISLSETLIFQTNSYTIHPVLLDACFQAIAITLLEQDSNITYLPIGLDKFSLYHSNFETTKTSLLSHVKLRPRKSSHQQTLIADIEIVDHRGTFIAAIEGLQLNPVSPESLLGTPENSYADWLYEIEWRQKPTLTASCGHLPTPEKISDRLISQFTQLLNQSEITQYRELLPKLDDLSLLYIIKAFEEMGWQFKENQRLSKQSLTIANKYQKLANYLLKILTEAEILNKIDEQWHVIKTPPNKSIQTQQKRLLTQYPFAQTELSLLDRCASQLAQVLQGNCDPMQLLFPQGDLTTATQLYQNSPGAKMINTLVQQALNIALEQLPQGKKVRILEIGAGTGGTTAYLLSHLDATQTDYCFSDISPIFTEKAQEKFSDYPFITYQTLNIEQNPQKQGFSLESYDIIIAANVLHATANLQETVTHIHQLLAPKGMLLLLESTSLLLWLDLIFGLTEGWWKFNDELRGDHPLISAQTWEKLLIKTGFEQTAILKPDETQAQTLSQQSVILGQKKASERKHWLILGNNQGIGEPIIEYLQEKAEYTTLGQEIKNLEQFQHIIYVGSLDTPDPSKLSLQDLEKASKIGCSQLLTLVQTLAHLSHPPSLFIVTRGAVSTKTEEPLPGLAQASLWGLGKVINLEYPQLNCRCIDLDPEISSEKQIQALIREIELEDQEPQIALRNNKRQVARLVRYPKIELDTLEIPENQPFKLDISQKGTLSNLQLVPTPRRSPKDDEVEIKVEATGLNFIDVLDGLGLLPFERGWFGVECVGEVVTVGKGVKNLKKGDRILALAPGSFRQYLTVTANLVTHCPKNLTVEEGATIPANFLTAYYALHHIAKLKKGDRILIHSAAGGTGMAALQIAQQAGAEVFATASPNKWAFLQSLGVKHIMNSRTLDFAEEILTITQGKGVDVVFNSLSGDFMAKSFSVLSDKGRFLEIGKREIWTTEQVRQIKPHASYFPIDLLTIAQQQPQRINSMLTELKQQFEQGHLKPLPYKVFPIQQMIPAFRYMQQAKHIGKVVVSYGEQVIPPCPPLVRGVGSGESQVSSTENFSTASSLKFREDGTYLITGGLGGLGLLVAQWMVEKGARNLVLMGRNQPNTTQKQKIQALKALGANIVIAQGDISDKEQLAVILQNIETSSPAPLKGIIHAAGVLDDGVLLQMNWERFKTVMSPKVQGAWNLHCLTKDKPLDFFVLFSSAASLLGSPGQGNHVAANTFLDTLAHYRRSQGLPALSINWGVWSDIGAAAQRQVEAQMKGRGIGAIAPQQGLDILEQLLTQESAQVGVVPINWSEFLTSGVMSSYFEDFSQAQETQKTEPSGLGQQLADILPQNRLSFLVNYLQREVAPILGLNTYPNPQQGFFDMGMDSLMAVELKNRLETGLRVTLPSTVIFEYPTIKALAEYLAEEMFPSESEGTGNGEQGTGFNPEISEEIATSQTLEEDSAIAQELEELETFLRNRKHD from the coding sequence GATACCGCTTGTTCCTCTTCCTTGGTAGCAGTCCATCTCGCCTGTCAAAGCTTACGCAACCGAGAATGTCAAACTGCTCTTGTGGGAGGCGTTAATCGGTTGCTTTCCCCTGAATTTAGCATTAATTTCTCAAAAGCGCAGATGTTAGCCCCAGATGGTCGTTGTAAGACCTTTGATCACTGTGCAGATGGTTTTGTCAGATCCGAAGGGTGTGGGGTTGTTGTATTGAAACGCCTAGAACAAGCTTTGTCCGACGGGGATAACATTCTGGCCGTCATTCGGGGTTCTGCGGTTAACCAAGATGGACGTAGTAGCGGTTTAACGGTTCCCAACGGGCCATCTCAGCAAGCAGTCATTCGTCAGGCATTAGAAAACGGTAAGATTGATCCTGCTCAAATAAGTTATATTGAAGCACATGGCACAGGAACCTCCCTCGGTGATCCCATTGAAATAGGGGCATTAGGGGCTATTTTTAAGCAAACTCACACCCCTGAGCAACCTTTGATAGTTGGTTCGCTGAAGACCAATATCGGTCATTTAGAAGCAGCAGCCGGCATTGCAGGATTAATCAAAGTCGTGCTATCGTTGCAACATCAAGAAATTCCCCCACATCTACATTTTCAAACCCCCAGTCCCCATATTAACTGGGATGAGTTACCTATTACTGTTCCCACCCAGCCCACTCCCTGGAAAAGCGGTGAAACCCCAAGGTTTGCAGGGTTAAGTTCCTTTGGCTTTAGTGGGACAAATGTTCATATCGTCTTAGGGGAAGTATCCCCAAAAGTTGTTGAAACACCAAAAGTTGACCGCCCTTTGCATTTATTAACCTTATCCGCCAAAACCGAAAAAGCCTTACAAGCACAAATAGAGCAATATAAAAACTATTTAATCACGCATCAAAATCTTTCCTTTGCTGATATTTGTTTCAGTGTTAATAAAAAGCGATCGCACTTTGATTATCGCCTCAGTCTTATCGCCAGTTCAGCCTCAGAAGCAGCAGAAAAACTAAATAATTCCCTGCCTCCTGCCTTCTCCTCTTTGGTAAAGGGGGGATCGCTTCCCATTGCCTTTTTATTCACAGGACAAGGTTCCCAATATATGGGTATGGGACAACAACTTTATCAAACCCAAACAACCTTTAAAGCAACCGTTGATCACTGTTGTGACATCCTTCAATCTTATTTAGGATGGGATCTTAGAGAGATTCTTTTTGTAACAGAATATCTCCTCTTAGAAAGGGGAGGTAGGGGGGGATCTCCTGCCTCCTCACTAGACTCAACAATTAATACGCAACCTGCTTTATTCGTCATTGAATATGCTTTAGCCAAACTATGGCTATCTTGGGGGATTAAACCTAATATAATGATCGGTCATAGTATTGGGGAATATGTCGCAGCCACCCTAGCAGGGGTATTTAGTTTAGAAGATGGCTTAAAACTGATTACAGCTAGAGCGCAACTAATGCAAGCACTGCCTGAAACTGGCTCAATGGTGGCTGTTTTTGCAACATTAGAAACCGTAAAAAAAGCAATTAATTCTTACTCAGAAAAGGTTTCTATTGCTGCTGTTAATCATGACAAAAATATCGTTATTTCTGGTGAAAACGAAGCCATCAAAGAGATTATCAGTAAATTAGAATTAGATGGCATTCAGACCCAAACCTTAAACGTTTCTCATGCTTTCCATTGTCCGATGATGGAACCAATGTTAGAAGAATTTGAAGTTATTGCGAAACAGATTAATTATTCATCTCCTAAACTCAAATTAGTTTCTACGGTAACAGGAACAGTTATAACTGATGAAATAGCAACATACAAATATTGGTGTGAACAAATTCGGCAACCTGTAAAATTTGCTCAAGGAATGGAATGTTTAGGAAAGGAAGGTATAGAAATATTTCTCGAAATTGGCCCGAAACCGACTTTATTAAATCTTGGGCAAATAATATTAGAAGCTCATAGGAATAGTTGGTTAGCAAGTTTGCATCCGAAACAAGAAAATTGGCAAACCATGTTATCAAGTTTAGGGCAATTATATATTAAAGGATGCTCGATTAATTGGGATGAATTTGATAAAGATTATCCGAGAAACCATCTTAACAATTTACCTACTTATCCTTTTCAACGAGAAAAATATTGGTTTAAAACATCAACAGTAAAAACCCAAAAAATCAACAAAATAAAAGAACATCCTTTACTTGGTAATCAGTTAAACTTAGCAAAATCTAATACGATTTTATTTGAAGGAGAAATCAGCCAAGATTCACCTAACTTTTTACAAGATCATCGTGTATTTGATACTGTAATTCTTCCTGCTGCGGGCTTTTTAGAAATGGCATTGACGGCAGCTATTAAAAGTTTAAAAGCTGAACTTATTCTTTTAGAAAATATTATTATTCAAAAGCCGATAGTCTTAGCTGATGAAATGTGCAAGAAAACGCAACTATTTCTAACACTCAAAGAAGATAATCAGCAGTATCAATTTGAAATTTTTAGTGAGGAAGAATCAAACTGGATACTTCATGCTAAAGGTCAGATTTCATTAGGCAAAAATAATCCTTCTCAAATTAACTTAACCGAAATCAAAAAACAATGTAATCGCCCAATTGATACCACAACTTATTATCAAGAATTAGCGAAAAGAGGTATTAATCTTGATACTAATTTTCAAGCCATAAAAAAATTGTGGCAAAATAATTCAGAACAAGCATTAGCAGAGATTTCTTTATCTGAAACCTTAATTTTTCAAACTAATTCATATACTATCCATCCTGTATTGCTAGATGCTTGTTTTCAGGCGATCGCTATTACTTTATTAGAACAAGATTCAAACATAACGTATCTTCCCATTGGCTTAGATAAATTCAGCCTGTACCATAGCAATTTTGAAACAACAAAAACATCTCTTTTAAGTCATGTTAAACTACGACCTCGTAAGTCTTCTCATCAACAGACATTAATTGCAGATATCGAAATTGTAGATCATAGAGGAACCTTCATTGCTGCTATCGAAGGGCTACAACTTAACCCCGTCAGTCCCGAAAGTTTACTCGGTACACCTGAAAATAGTTACGCAGACTGGCTTTACGAAATTGAATGGCGACAAAAACCAACTTTGACAGCTTCCTGCGGACATTTACCAACCCCTGAAAAAATTAGCGATCGCCTCATTTCCCAATTCACACAACTATTAAATCAGTCTGAAATCACCCAATATCGAGAATTATTACCCAAATTAGACGATTTAAGCCTACTATACATTATCAAAGCTTTTGAGGAAATGGGATGGCAGTTTAAAGAAAATCAACGCTTATCAAAACAGTCGTTAACTATTGCCAATAAATACCAAAAGTTAGCCAATTATCTCCTAAAAATTCTCACAGAAGCAGAAATTTTAAACAAAATAGATGAACAATGGCACGTCATTAAAACGCCTCCAAATAAAAGTATTCAAACGCAACAAAAACGTTTACTGACTCAATATCCCTTTGCTCAAACAGAGTTAAGTTTACTTGATCGCTGTGCTTCTCAACTAGCCCAAGTATTACAGGGAAACTGCGATCCTATGCAGTTACTCTTTCCCCAAGGAGACTTAACCACTGCGACCCAATTGTATCAAAATTCTCCAGGGGCGAAGATGATAAATACCTTAGTACAACAAGCCCTAAATATTGCTTTGGAACAATTACCTCAAGGCAAAAAAGTCCGTATTTTAGAAATTGGGGCAGGAACGGGAGGAACAACTGCGTATCTATTATCTCATCTCGATGCAACGCAAACAGACTATTGTTTTAGTGATATTTCGCCTATTTTCACCGAAAAAGCCCAAGAAAAATTCTCTGATTATCCCTTTATAACTTATCAAACCTTAAATATTGAACAAAATCCCCAAAAACAAGGATTTTCTTTAGAATCTTACGATATTATTATCGCTGCCAACGTATTACACGCCACAGCAAACCTTCAAGAAACAGTTACCCATATTCATCAGTTATTAGCCCCCAAAGGTATGTTACTGTTACTCGAAAGTACCAGCCTTTTGCTGTGGTTGGATCTAATTTTTGGCTTAACAGAGGGGTGGTGGAAGTTTAATGATGAGCTAAGGGGCGATCATCCACTCATATCTGCTCAAACATGGGAAAAATTGTTAATTAAGACAGGATTTGAACAAACAGCTATCCTTAAACCCGATGAAACCCAAGCGCAAACATTATCACAACAAAGCGTTATTTTGGGACAGAAAAAAGCATCTGAGAGGAAACATTGGCTGATTCTAGGAAATAATCAAGGTATAGGAGAGCCAATAATTGAATATTTACAAGAAAAAGCAGAATATACCACTTTAGGCCAAGAAATAAAAAATTTAGAGCAATTTCAACACATTATTTATGTAGGTAGTTTAGACACTCCTGACCCTTCTAAACTAAGCCTTCAAGACCTTGAAAAAGCTTCTAAAATAGGCTGTAGTCAGCTTTTAACCTTAGTCCAAACCCTTGCCCACTTATCTCACCCTCCCTCTCTCTTCATAGTAACCAGAGGTGCAGTGTCCACCAAAACCGAGGAACCCTTACCAGGGTTAGCACAAGCATCCTTATGGGGACTAGGAAAAGTAATTAATTTAGAGTATCCTCAATTAAACTGTCGCTGTATTGATCTTGATCCCGAAATATCCTCAGAAAAACAAATACAAGCCCTAATAAGGGAAATTGAATTAGAAGACCAAGAACCTCAAATTGCCCTACGAAATAATAAGCGTCAGGTAGCAAGATTAGTTCGTTATCCTAAAATTGAACTAGATACGTTAGAAATTCCTGAAAATCAACCTTTTAAACTAGATATTTCTCAAAAAGGAACCCTCAGTAACTTACAGCTTGTCCCAACGCCACGACGTTCCCCTAAAGACGACGAAGTAGAAATCAAAGTAGAAGCCACAGGACTCAACTTTATCGACGTTTTAGACGGGTTAGGACTACTGCCTTTTGAAAGAGGATGGTTTGGCGTTGAATGTGTTGGAGAAGTTGTCACCGTTGGCAAAGGAGTCAAAAACCTGAAAAAAGGCGATCGCATTTTAGCCCTTGCCCCTGGCAGTTTTAGGCAGTACCTCACCGTTACAGCAAATTTGGTCACTCATTGTCCCAAAAACTTAACCGTTGAAGAAGGTGCCACCATTCCTGCCAACTTTTTAACCGCCTACTATGCCCTCCATCACATCGCCAAACTCAAAAAAGGCGATCGCATTCTCATTCATTCAGCAGCAGGAGGAACAGGGATGGCTGCCCTGCAAATAGCCCAACAAGCAGGGGCCGAAGTGTTTGCCACTGCCAGTCCCAATAAATGGGCTTTTCTCCAGTCTTTGGGAGTTAAGCATATCATGAATTCTCGCACCTTAGACTTTGCAGAGGAAATTTTAACTATTACTCAAGGAAAAGGGGTGGATGTAGTGTTTAACTCCCTCTCAGGGGATTTTATGGCTAAAAGCTTCTCTGTGCTAAGTGATAAAGGACGTTTTCTTGAAATTGGTAAGCGAGAGATTTGGACAACTGAACAAGTGCGTCAGATTAAACCCCATGCTTCCTATTTTCCTATCGACTTGCTAACTATTGCACAACAGCAACCGCAACGTATTAACTCCATGCTAACTGAGTTAAAACAGCAATTTGAGCAAGGTCACTTAAAACCCTTACCTTACAAGGTTTTCCCTATTCAGCAAATGATTCCAGCCTTCCGTTATATGCAGCAAGCTAAGCATATTGGTAAGGTTGTTGTTTCCTATGGAGAACAGGTGATCCCCCCCTGCCCCCCCTTAGTAAGGGGGGTGGGGAGCGGGGAGAGTCAAGTTTCTTCAACTGAAAACTTTTCGACTGCATCTAGTTTGAAATTCCGTGAGGATGGCACTTATCTTATTACTGGGGGCTTAGGAGGTTTAGGACTCTTAGTGGCTCAGTGGATGGTGGAGAAAGGAGCTAGAAACTTAGTATTAATGGGGCGAAATCAGCCTAATACTACCCAAAAGCAAAAAATACAAGCATTAAAAGCCCTAGGAGCTAATATTGTTATTGCTCAAGGCGATATCTCTGACAAAGAACAACTCGCAGTTATTTTACAAAACATTGAAACCTCCTCCCCTGCTCCCCTAAAGGGTATCATCCACGCAGCAGGGGTATTAGACGACGGGGTACTCTTACAAATGAACTGGGAACGCTTTAAAACAGTAATGTCCCCAAAAGTTCAAGGGGCTTGGAACTTACACTGTTTAACTAAAGATAAACCCCTAGACTTCTTTGTTCTCTTCTCGTCTGCTGCTTCCTTACTGGGTTCACCAGGCCAAGGCAACCATGTTGCTGCTAATACTTTCCTTGATACTTTAGCCCATTATCGGCGATCGCAAGGACTCCCTGCTTTAAGTATTAACTGGGGTGTCTGGTCAGACATTGGGGCTGCTGCACAACGGCAGGTAGAGGCACAAATGAAAGGTCGAGGTATTGGGGCGATCGCTCCCCAACAAGGGTTAGATATCTTAGAACAATTATTAACCCAAGAGTCTGCTCAGGTGGGCGTTGTCCCCATTAACTGGTCAGAGTTTCTCACGTCTGGGGTCATGTCTTCCTATTTTGAAGATTTTTCCCAAGCGCAGGAAACTCAAAAAACAGAACCATCAGGCTTAGGGCAACAATTAGCTGATATTTTGCCACAAAATCGTCTTTCTTTTCTCGTTAACTATCTACAAAGGGAAGTTGCCCCCATTCTCGGCTTGAATACTTATCCTAATCCCCAACAAGGATTTTTTGACATGGGAATGGACTCTTTAATGGCAGTGGAACTGAAAAACCGTTTAGAAACAGGGTTAAGGGTAACACTTCCTTCAACGGTTATTTTTGAATATCCCACCATTAAAGCCTTAGCTGAGTATTTAGCTGAGGAAATGTTTCCCTCTGAGTCGGAGGGAACAGGAAACGGGGAACAGGGAACAGGGTTTAATCCCGAAATAAGCGAAGAAATAGCGACTTCCCAAACCCTAGAGGAAGACAGTGCGATCGCTCAAGAATTAGAAGAACTAGAAACTTTTTTAAGGAACAGAAAACATGACTGA